The genomic segment CGTCAACTGCGGCCCGGGTGGGAAGACCGATGACGAGGAGACGCTGAAGGCGTCCATCGCATCCCTGAGCTCGCTGTCCGAGCTGGCCGAGACGTACGGGGTCACACTGTGTGTGAAGGCCCATGTCGGCGCGGCGATCTGGAACACGCCGACGACGCTGCGCGCCATGGCCGAGATCTCCTCGCCCGCCTTCGGGATTGACATGGATCCCTCGCACATCTGGCGTGCGGGCGAGAACCCCGTTGAGGCCATCGCGGCCGTCGTGTCGCGCGTCAAGCATGTCCACATCCGCGACTGCGAGAGCCTGGACACAGGCTCCGGTCGGCAGCAGAGCCCCGGCAAGCCGGAGCTGCAGGCGAACGGGCGCGGCGGCATTGACCTCGTCGGCTACCTCCGCGTGCTCCACGAGGCGGGGTACGCCGGGCCGGTGGACCTGGAGATCATCGGGGCGAAGGAGTACACGCTGGAGCAGTGCTGCACCATCGCCGCCGAGAGCCGCGGGCACA from the bacterium genome contains:
- a CDS encoding sugar phosphate isomerase/epimerase, which gives rise to MKLGANSVLFGGYDMETAFKYIAMAGYDGIELSAIGGMSEHLVLDRWQELAQPIRDLSAQYGLELLAMEQPSQDRATMETAFAAAKEIGIPVVNCGPGGKTDDEETLKASIASLSSLSELAETYGVTLCVKAHVGAAIWNTPTTLRAMAEISSPAFGIDMDPSHIWRAGENPVEAIAAVVSRVKHVHIRDCESLDTGSGRQQSPGKPELQANGRGGIDLVGYLRVLHEAGYAGPVDLEIIGAKEYTLEQCCTIAAESRGHMQACLQACGAR